Within Acidiferrobacterales bacterium, the genomic segment CATGCAGAACGCCGACAGGCAGAAATATTCCAGGAAATCGAAAAAATCGGATTGATTTTACACCTGTCAACTATAAACGATTATTCCCAAAGTAAAAGCGAAGTGAAGGTACACGAATATCAAGCAAAGGAGATCCTGCGCAAGTTCGGCGTGGCGACACCGCGCAACGTCGTCTGCCGGAGTCCCGACGAGGTTCCCGACGCAATGGCGCAACTTGGCGGAAAGGTCTGGGTCGTCAAGGCACAGATTCATGCGGGTGGACGCGGAAAGGGCGGTGGTGTGCGTGTGGTGCACTCGGAGCACGACGCAGTTCAGGCTGCCCGTGACATCATGCAACGGCCTTTGGTCACGCCTCAGACGGGTCCCCAAGGACAGCCGGTCCGGCGTCTGTTGGTTGAGGAAGGAGTTCCGATTCAATCTGAGATCTATGCCGGACTCGTTGTTGATCGGACAACCCAGCGCGTTGTCCTGATGGTCAGTCCTGAAGGTGGCATGGAGATCGAGGAGGTTGCGGCACGGTCTCCGGAAAGGATACATAAGACGTTCATCGATCCACAAGTTGGTCTGACCGACACCGATGCACAATCCGCGGCGCGTTTTTGCTCGGTTCCCGAAGAGCTTGTCGCCAGCGCGGCTGAGTTTCTCATCTCATTGTATTCGGCGTTTTGGGACAGCGATGCCTCACTGGCTGAAATCAATCCGCTGGTTGTGACCACGGATGGCAGGGTCATCGCACTTGATGCGAAAATGACTTTTGATGACAGTGCGATATACCGAAATTCGCAACTGTCCCAATATCGGGACCTGGATGAGGAGTCACCGGAAGAGATCGAGGCGTCTGACGCCGGGCTGACCTATATCTCATTGGATGGCAACATCGGTTGCCTCGTCAACGGTGCCGGACTTGCGATGGCAACCATGGACATCATCAAGCTGTACGGCGAGGAACCTGCGAACTTTCTGGATGTTGGCGGCGGAGCTACGACGGAACAGGTCATATCAGCGTTCAAAATCATGCTCGGCAACGACCAAATCCGCGCGGTACTGGTCAATATCTTCGGTGGCATCATGCGATGTGACGTGATCGCCGAAGGACTGGTCACCGCATTCAGCCAGATTGAGCTTAATGTACCGGTCGTGGTTCGGCTTGAGGGTACCAATGTCGAAAGAGGCAAGCAGATCCTGAGTGATTCGGGATTGACGCTCATTCTCGCCGATACGATGGACGATGCGGCGGCAAAAGTCGTCCGCGCAGTGAGAGGAGACTAAGACATGTCGATCCTGATCAATCGCGATTCGCGTGTCATGACCCAGGGAATGACGGGAAAAACAGGCTTGTTTCATACTCGAAACTGTGTGAATTATGCCGATGGAAAGCGTACATTTGTTGCCGGAGTCACACCCGGCAAGGGCGGTCAGGTTATCGATGACATCCCTGTCTACGATACGGTTGTGGAAGCGAAGAATCAGACCGGCGCGACGGTATCGGTCATCTACGTTCCCCCGCCTTTTGCTGCTGCCGCCATAGACGAGGCTGTCGAGGCGGAACTGGATCTCGTGATCTGCATCACAGAAGGCATTCCCGTCAAGGACATGGTCATGACGCGCGAAAAGATGAAGGGCTCAAAGACGATTCTGGTCGGGCCGAATTGTCCCGGAGTGATCACGCCCGAGGAGATCAAGATCGGGATCATGCCGGGGTACATTCACAGGAAAGGGCCGATCGGGGTGGTGTCCAGGTCCGGAACGTTGACCTACGAGGTCGTGGATCAGCTGACCAAGCTGGGCCTGGGTCAGTCCACCTGCGTCGGTATCGGCGGTGACCCGGTCAACGGTACGAAGCATGTCGACGTCCTTCGATGGTTCAATGACGATCCGGATACCGAAGCCGTAGTCATGTGCGGTGAGATCGGCGGTACGGATGAAGAGGATTGCGGGCGATGGATCAAGGAAAATTCAACCAAGCCGGTTGCAGCGTTCATTGCCGGGGTGACCGCCCCTGCTGGGAAACGGATGGGGCATGCAGGTGCGATCATTGCCGGAGGCAAGGGGACTGCGGCAGAAAAAATCTCGGTGTTGCGTGAATGCGGCGTTCAGGTCACCGAAAACCCTGCCGGAATCGGAGACTTGGTTGTGGAGATGCTTCGTGCCTGATTGATTCTCGCCGCCCTCGAATTGAAATTGAGTCAAGCACCCGCCGGGAGAGCAAAAACCGGTCACAGCTGATCGTCGGCCGCTTGTGTTCAAGGCTCAGTATTCGCGTTGCTGCTGACGGCGCGAAACCGGGGGTTGGATCGTCTCAATCTAATGCCAGATATCCGGCATTTCGCTCTTTCTTCGCTGAATGAATGCCTGCAGTTCCTCATCCACGCCCGGGTC encodes:
- the sucD gene encoding succinate--CoA ligase subunit alpha; this encodes MSILINRDSRVMTQGMTGKTGLFHTRNCVNYADGKRTFVAGVTPGKGGQVIDDIPVYDTVVEAKNQTGATVSVIYVPPPFAAAAIDEAVEAELDLVICITEGIPVKDMVMTREKMKGSKTILVGPNCPGVITPEEIKIGIMPGYIHRKGPIGVVSRSGTLTYEVVDQLTKLGLGQSTCVGIGGDPVNGTKHVDVLRWFNDDPDTEAVVMCGEIGGTDEEDCGRWIKENSTKPVAAFIAGVTAPAGKRMGHAGAIIAGGKGTAAEKISVLRECGVQVTENPAGIGDLVVEMLRA
- the sucC gene encoding ADP-forming succinate--CoA ligase subunit beta translates to HAERRQAEIFQEIEKIGLILHLSTINDYSQSKSEVKVHEYQAKEILRKFGVATPRNVVCRSPDEVPDAMAQLGGKVWVVKAQIHAGGRGKGGGVRVVHSEHDAVQAARDIMQRPLVTPQTGPQGQPVRRLLVEEGVPIQSEIYAGLVVDRTTQRVVLMVSPEGGMEIEEVAARSPERIHKTFIDPQVGLTDTDAQSAARFCSVPEELVASAAEFLISLYSAFWDSDASLAEINPLVVTTDGRVIALDAKMTFDDSAIYRNSQLSQYRDLDEESPEEIEASDAGLTYISLDGNIGCLVNGAGLAMATMDIIKLYGEEPANFLDVGGGATTEQVISAFKIMLGNDQIRAVLVNIFGGIMRCDVIAEGLVTAFSQIELNVPVVVRLEGTNVERGKQILSDSGLTLILADTMDDAAAKVVRAVRGD